The DNA sequence gaccaggaagtGAGGTCGAATGTACCCTCCTCGAATTCCCTTCGACCAAGGCACGACaaaggctaattcgaccaggatcctggtcgaatggattcctggtcgaaaaaaaaaaaaaaaaaaagagagaagagagaaaaaaggaagaaaaagaaaaggaagaaaaatcctggaaaatcacaaaaaaataaggaaattccttaaataatttctgaaaaatattaaaattaggataaatcccagaaattaagggaaaaatccagaaattaaggataaatcccagaaaattagggaaaaatcccagaaaattagggaaaaatccagaaattaaggataaatcccagaaaattagggaaaaatcccagaaattaagggaaaaatccagaaattagggaaaaatccagaaattaaggataaatcccagaaaattagggaaaaatccagaaattaaggataaatcccgggaaattagggaaaaaatccagaaattaaggataaatcccagaaaattagggaaaaatccagaaattaaggataaatcccggaaaattagggaaaaatccagaaattaaggataaatcccagaaaattagggaaaaatccagaaattaaggataaatcctggaaaattagggaaaaatccagaaattaaggataaatcccggaaaattagggaaaaatccagaaattaaggataaatcccagaaaattagggaaaaatccagaaattaaggataaatcccggaaaattagggaaaaaatccagaaattaaggataaatcccagaaaattagggaaaaattcctggaaattaagataatttctgaataaaaggaagattcattgtgaatgtgtaggtcgctccacactttacgcaaaaacgaaaccctgtaagggaacgaatagacttaacttctgcgaaacctaatcaatgtttcccaaaagttggggggcaaatgatagggataaataaattatgattgtataattaaatactgcattaattgtacaaactgtgggctgctaggcccaataaaaagatatatgatattcagaccagaaaggttaagcctgatggaccagatcaggcctggtggaataaaaaaggcccaaaagccctgattattaattaatttcgtaattaattaataagggaaaaatcagctattgagaagagtcccgataaggatataaatccttatagatcagcctcaaggggacctaaaaggataaggaatcagcttcctacttcctaggactcctaagtctatcctaattcagaggcttgtccaccaagtctcctataccaagtccaattcaaggactcccacatctatataaggggcctcaccccacaaatcagaactacgttttttgacttgatccttggcaatcagcaaggtacgtaggcatcttgttaaggcagattgagtcacgaaacacaagagcagtcaaatcgagccttggagctcacgttccttagtattaaatacagcaattatatatagtagttttaatccataacaactTGAGTTCAAAGAAATTAAGCGATACAATAAATGCAGAAAATAAATCCACGGCTGAAGAAAACTTTACCTCCATAATTTTTCTCCGACACCACATGTATGAAGATTTAAAATCTGAGTACTTAGAAGTCGAGGATCCttttattttatgggaaaatctaAAGGATATGTTCGATCACCAGAAACTAGTTTATCTACCTGCAGCTGAAAATGATTGGGCTAATTTAAGACTTCAGGATTTTAAGAGTGTCCGAGCATATAGCTCTGCTTTGTTCAAAATAAGTTCTAGGCTTATTATGTGCGGTGAGAAAGTTACGGAAAAAAGAAAAATCGATAAAACACTATCAACTTTTCACCCCAACAATATCAACTTAGCAGAGATGTACAAGGAGCGCAAATTCACTAAATTCGGGGATCTTCTATCAACTTTCCTCGTTGCTGAACAGAATCATGAATTGGTGATTAAGAATCATCAATCCCGTCCAACAGGATCTGCCCCATTACCTGAAGTAAATAACATGTCATTCCAGCAGAATGTACGTGGAAGAGGGTATAGAGGTGGACGGGGCCAAGGGCGGTACCGTGGACGAGGTCGGAGACACGGGCATTTTCGTCCATATAACAACTCTGGTCACCGGAAGTGGCAATCTGAATCACAGAGTAAAAGAAAGGCATCACGAGGAGGAAAAACTGAAAATGTTTGCTATAGGTGCGGCATGAATGGGCACTGGACACGTAATTGTCATACCCCGGATCATCTTGTTAAGTTATACCAATCTTCTCaaaaatcaaaagagaaaatggTAGAAACTAATTTCGCCAACAACAACATAGATGATTTCTCGAGAATCACAACTGGAGGAATAAGCATTAATGGTCCGAATGAACCTAACGAAACTCCCATATGGGAGGCTGAAGATTAGTAGTGTGTATTGTGTGCTTTATTTTGTTTGAACTATGTAGTGTGTTAtgttcttatcaaataaattatgtttcttaattatatacagaatggattctgaagatatatgcattgctgattgtggtacaactcatacgattctacagAACCAAAAGTATTTTACCCAAATAACCAAAACCAAAGCTCAAGTCGGAATGATTTCCGGCGTATCTAATATAATCGAAggttttggaaaagctagtttCGTCCTACCTAACGGTACCCACATACACATTTCAAATGCATTATATTCTAGTAAGTCTActagaaatcttcttagttttaaagATATTCGACTCAATAATTTTCACATCGAAACTACCTCTGAGGCTGATAGAGAATATCTTCTTATTACTTCCGCTAATCCTAACaacaagaaaatcttagaaaaatTTCACTCACTTTCCTCAGGATTATACATGATGAAAATTAGAACTATTGAGTCACACAATGTCATTGCTTCCAAACTCATAGATCCAAAATCTTTTACTCTTTGGCATGAAAGATTAGGTAATCCTGGCGTCTCTATGATGCGTCGTATTATAGAGAATATATTCTACTGGCCATCCTcttaaagattttaaagttctTTCCAACAATGACCTCCCATGTTCAGCATGTTCTTTAGGAAAATTGATCACTCGACCATCCCCTACTAAAGTTCAGCTTGAAAGCCCAACTTTTCTAGATTGGATCCAAGGCGACATATGTGGACCTATACACCCATCAtctggcccatttaggtacttcatggtattaattgatgcctcaactagatggtctcatgtttgtcttctctcaactcgtaatgatgtttttgcaaaattacttgcccaaataatcaaattacgagCTCAATTCTCAGATCATTGCATCAAGTCAATTCGTTTAGATAATGCCGGCGAATTCACATCTGCAACTTTTTTTGACTATTACATGTCTGTAGGAATCTCAGTTGAACACCCAGTTCCTcatgtacatacacaaaatgggttagccgagtcttttatcaaaagactccaacttattgcaagaccgctgttgttgaaagcaaaattacctacatctatttggggtcacgcaatacttcatgctgctaatattcttaggattagaccaacttcatacaaccaacattctccgctacaactggtacttggtcaagttcctaatatttctcacttcaaaATTTTTGGATGTGTTGTATATGTACCGATTGCTCCACCACAAAGATCGAAGATGGGAGCTCAAAGAAGAATAGGTATCTACATTGGTTTTGATTCCACATCTATAATCAGATATCTGGAACCTCTAACTGGAGATTTATTTACCGCAAGATATGCAGATTGTCATTTTGACGAGTATATGTTTCCTCCCTTAGGGGGAGATAAATATTCGAATAAAGTTAATCCTGACCTATCATGGAATGCAACAGGACTATATTTTCTAGATCCACGTACCGGTCAATGcgaacttgaagttaaaagaattattcatatgcaaaCTATTGCAAACCAAATGCCTGACGCATTTAACGATTCTAGAAATATAATTAAATCTCATATACCTGCAGTAAATACTCCAGCCAGAATAGATATACCAATTCAAAAATCAGATACTAAAGAATTGGTTACAGAATCAAAGCCACGCCTAAAGCGTGGTAGACCGGTCGGTGCAAAAGATGTTGCACcacgaaaaagaaaaataaagaaaattgtccctgaagtggcacatgctccagaagaagcaaatacccctgaagtggtattatctcctgaagagattccatcctctgaagatacgggattaaacaatcatgaaatttcaataaattatgtgcatgatatgaaattatgggatcgaagtaaagccataattgatgatgtatttgtgtattccgcagcattggatgtagacataaattctgatcctgaaccacaaagtgtggatgaatgccgtcaaagaaaagactggccaaaatggaaagacgCAATCCAAACAGAATTAAATTCATTGCGTAAAAGAGAAGTATTTGGACCTGTTGTCCAAACACCAATTGGTGTAAACCCTGTTGGGaataaatgggtattcataagaaaacgaaatgaaaagaatgaaattatgagatataaAGCCCGACTTGTAGCACAAGGGTTTTCTCAAAGGTCTGACATTGATTATCAAGAGACATACTCGCCAGTGATGAATGTAATTACTTTTCGTTTTATATTAGGTATGGCATCTAAAGAAAATTTGGAAACACGTCTTATGGACGTCGTTACTGCATACCTATATGGTTCACTCGATAgtaaaatttttatgaaaatcccagaagggttaaaaatggatgagttcaagaaacctcgtcatatatactccattaaacttcaacgatcattgtatggactgaaataatctggtcgtatgtggtataaCAGACTAAGTCGTTATTTGCAAAAGAATGGGTATATTAGTAACCAAATTTCTCCAtgtgtttttatcaaaaaatcacaatctggttttgtgattattgttgtatatgtggatgatttaaatCTTGTAGGAACATCTACAGAGGTTAATGATGCTGTCATATACCTAAAGacagagtttgaaatgaaagatcttggaaagATAAAATATTGTCTTGGGATACAAGTCGAGCACTTGTCAACAGGAATTTTCCTCCACCAAACCACATATACAGAAAAGGTTTTGAACAAATTTTACATGGAAAAATCCCATCCATTGACTACTCCAATGGTGGTTAGATCTTTAGAGCCTGATAAAGATCCATTTCGACCAcgagaagatgatgaagatgtTTTTGGTCCTGAAATCCCATATGTAGGCGCGATTGGTGCGCTTATGTATCTTGTAAATAATACAAGGCCAGATATTGCATTTGTTGTGAATTTATTGGCTAGATTTAGCTCTGCTCCGATGGACAGACATTGGAATGGGATCAAACATATATTCCGTTATCTTCGTGGAACAACAGACTTTAGATTATTCTTCCCGAAAAACTCGACATCTCAGTTAATTGGATATGCAGACGCTGGATATTTGTCAGATGCTCATTTTGGTAAATCACaaactggatatgtgtttacatATTGCGGTACAGCCATTTCCTGGAAATCTACGAAGCAAACTACAGTGGCAACCTCAACAAATCACTCAGAACTCATTGCAATTCATGAAGCCAGTAGAGAATGTGTTTGGTTGCGATCTATCATCAAGAATATTCAGGAATCATGTGGATTATCAGACATCTCTAGAAGTCCTAACATTATGTTTGAGGATAACACCGCATGCATTGATCAACTCaaggaaggatatatcaaaggAGACAGGACGAAGCACATTTCACCAAAATTCTTCTATACTCATGAAATTCAAAAGAATGGTGAAATTGATATACAACAAATTCGATCATGTGACAACCTTGCTGATTTATTCACGAAATCATTACCGAATTCAACATTTGGGAAGTTACGACATAACATTGGAATGCGTCGACTCAAGGATTTGTTACAACAAAATTTTGGAGAATGATTAGTTCTTCCAAGGGGAgattgtactctttttccttcgcCAAAGTTTTTATCCCACTGGGTTTTTCTTTGACAAGATTTTAACGAGGCAGTCTATGATCCATTCCAAAATAACAATCAAAGGGGAGTGTTGTAAATTGATTGTTATTGTCAAAGATTAAATAGTAAGGCTAGGCTTAGACTTGGAAATCTTCACATTACATTTAATTTCCTTGTCTCTTGTTTTGGCTATAAATAACTTCGTTTGTGATGAATAAAAACACACCTCCGAGCAGCAACATTCCTCTCATCTGCTTgcattcttctttcatcagctCTTCAACCCTTTCATTTAATCCAGCTATTGTTATAATATAGTTAGTATTTTACAACACTTATCATATTTTATGTGATATGATAACTATTTTGGTGCACTTTTCTATATAAAAATTGTACGGTAACAAATGAAAAGTGTAAGATGAAAATGATATTGTTGGGATTGGAAAAATTATTAATGTAAAAAAATTATCAAGGGTTAATACATGGATCATGACTGTTGCATAAACAACTTTGGTATAGTCCGACTATTGTGTTTAGGCTGTGGTTTTCGAGTCGCGCAACTGAACATTTGGACATGATACTTATTTCACCAAGGATTTTTGAACTAAAATATGGACATTTTGACAATTTTACGGATCATATATTAGTCACATTTTTGTTGATGAAAAATATTAGTCATATTTAATactcaaaataaatatttaagaAAAAGAAAGTAGCGAGAATGAGATAAAAGTATGAAAAATGACAAATTCAtaaatttttttagaaaatcaAGTTTACTCTAAAAAAATATGTTATCTTACTATAATATCTCTAACATAACATACTTTTTTTTTGAAAAGCGAACTTGCATTAAATCATTTCCAAACCAAGATTACATAAGATAAACTCCGGAGCATTTGACACCCATTCCGTGAGTTCTGACATAAAATATGCCGATCGAGCTAACCATGAGCAAACATATTCTCAGACCTATGAAAAAACAAACACCAACACTTCATCAAAGTGTTTAAATAACTCAATACAATATTTGTTTATTAATAAAAGTGTATGTCTATGTACCGTATTCAAAAATAGACAATGTACTCTTGTCCCTTATTTTTAGACTTATTAAGTCGAACTCTCGACATTCCATATTCGAGTCAGGGTTACATAGCTACTTAATCATTGTATCGCTTAACAAACAACTCAACTACTGCATATTTTTTTAACAGGAGTTTTGGTTGATTGTACATAATGAAGTAGTTTGTTTGCAGACTCCACAATAATGGAAGGCACATGCACAAACTTAGTTTTGTATTCCACCATTTGGTTACTCTTCTCCATCTCTACACTCCCCTCCTCTGCTGTACATGTGTTAACAATAAACCAAACAATCAGAGATGGAGACACTCTTGTTTCAGCAAATCAAGAATTCGAACTGGGATTTTTCAGCCCTGGCCACAGCACGAAACGTTATGTTGGCATATGGTTCAAGAAAATCTCACAGGGGACATCTGTTTGGGTAGCTAACAGAGATGCACCACTCACTAACACTTCTGGAATACTAATGATCCAGAACAAGGCTTTTTCGATACTTGATAATGCTACTAGTACTATTATTTGGTCCTCGAATTATTCAAGATTTGTCGAGAATCCAGTTGCTCAGCTGTTGGATAGTGGAAATCTTGTTTTTAGGGACCAAGAAGAACATGGTGGACAGGAAGATTTTGTTTGGCAGAGTTTCGATTATCCTGGAGATACTATTTTGGCTGGCATGAAACTTGGAGTGGATTCGGAGAGAGGTATACAATTGGAGCACTCTTCTTGGAAAAGTGAGGATGATCCGTCTCCAGGAAGCTATGTACATAAAGTGGATGTTCATGGTTATCCACAGCTCCTGTTGTGGAAAAAATCACAGCTACATTCTAGGTCTGGACCATGGGTTGGTAATCGGTTTAGTGGCGATCCATTAGTAAAAACAAGAATCTATAAAAACGAATTAGTCATAGGACAGAAGGAGATCTACTATATATCTCATCCTCTGGATAACAGTTCTGATACGCCTGCCACAAGGGTAATATTGACTCCAAATGGTAATCTACAGCGCCAGGTATGGAATGATCCTAAGCAAGAATGGACAAATTTTGTCAATACAGTACTGAGTGACTGCGATCAATATGGATATTGCGGTCCATATAGTACTTGTGACATCAGCACCGCTCCAAGATGTGCATGCTTGAGAGGGTTTATTCCAAAGATGCAAGAAAAATGGGATGCTGGCGATTGGACAGATGGGGGTGTTCGTGTTACTCCATTGGATTGTGGACGCGGAGAAGGTTTTACTAGGTATGCTGGAGTGAAATTGCCAGACACACGACGTTCATGGTACAGTTTGAGTCTGAATCTGGAGGATTGCAAAAGTATTTGTTTGAAGAATTGCAGTTGCATAGCTTATTCAAGTAGTACAAACGTCGAAAAAGATCCAAGTGGATGCTTACTATGGTTTGAGGCATTGATGGATATCACTGGATTTACAAAATATGGGCAAGATATCTATGTGAAAATGCCAGCTTCAATGTCAGGTAAAACCATCATTTCCCAGTCACACATCTTTACTAACTACGGCCTAAACAGAAGTATAAATAAAGAAAACATTACATCAAGTTCTGTTTTTACCTCGTAGACAAAAGCAAGAGATCCAGAGTGAATCCCATGCCATTCATCTCAATTGCAGTGGTATTGACAGTGATATCAATCTTGGTGGCCCTGTATTTGTTCAAGAAGAAAAGGCTGAGATCAAAAGGCAAGTGTTTGATGATTTAACTATGCACTAAAAAGTAAAAACTAAAAGAATTCAAAAATAGGAaccttcaaaatacttcaacaaGATATAGGAGTAGAAGTATGTTGTACTGAACATTTTTAAACTTAAGCACCATCTGCTTCTAAGTTGCTTCTCATTAAAACACAGGAAGGTTAAATTCAGATGCAGACCAAGATACAGAGCTACCATTCTTTGAGTTCAAACGAGTTGCTAAGGCCACATGTAACTTTTCTCGTGATAACAAGATTGGAGAGGGAGGCTTTGGACCTGTTTACAAGGTGAGTATCAATTGCACAACTGCAGTATTAGTCAAGACAGGTTATGCAACCACAggataattaaatttatattcATTATATTACATATTTTTGCGGATTTTGAGTGAGTCTGGTAGATTCAAAACATAAGCTGCATTATTCTTGAAAACACAATATGTAAACTAACATTATAAAGGTGATATGAACAAAGAAACCTATGAAGTAGAGTATGCGACTCAGTACAACTATCACAATGATCAATTTGCAGGGATTGCTAGAGGACGGGCAACTGATAGCAGTGAAAAGGCTGTCAGAGAATTCCAGACAAGGAAAAGATGAATTCAAGAATGAAGTTT is a window from the Apium graveolens cultivar Ventura chromosome 1, ASM990537v1, whole genome shotgun sequence genome containing:
- the LOC141706213 gene encoding G-type lectin S-receptor-like serine/threonine-protein kinase At4g27290, yielding MEGTCTNLVLYSTIWLLFSISTLPSSAVHVLTINQTIRDGDTLVSANQEFELGFFSPGHSTKRYVGIWFKKISQGTSVWVANRDAPLTNTSGILMIQNKAFSILDNATSTIIWSSNYSRFVENPVAQLLDSGNLVFRDQEEHGGQEDFVWQSFDYPGDTILAGMKLGVDSERGIQLEHSSWKSEDDPSPGSYVHKVDVHGYPQLLLWKKSQLHSRSGPWVGNRFSGDPLVKTRIYKNELVIGQKEIYYISHPLDNSSDTPATRVILTPNGNLQRQVWNDPKQEWTNFVNTVLSDCDQYGYCGPYSTCDISTAPRCACLRGFIPKMQEKWDAGDWTDGGVRVTPLDCGRGEGFTRYAGVKLPDTRRSWYSLSLNLEDCKSICLKNCSCIAYSSSTNVEKDPSGCLLWFEALMDITGFTKYGQDIYVKMPASMSDKSKRSRVNPMPFISIAVVLTVISILVALYLFKKKRLRSKGKLNSDADQDTELPFFEFKRVAKATCNFSRDNKIGEGGFGPVYKGLLEDGQLIAVKRLSENSRQGKDEFKNEVSLIAKLQHRNLVSLLGYCTEEGERILIYEYMPNKSLDSLIFGISFF
- the LOC141706193 gene encoding uncharacterized protein LOC141706193; this translates as MYEDLKSEYLEVEDPFILWENLKDMFDHQKLVYLPAAENDWANLRLQDFKSVRAYSSALFKISSRLIMCGEKVTEKRKIDKTLSTFHPNNINLAEMYKERKFTKFGDLLSTFLVAEQNHELVIKNHQSRPTGSAPLPEVNNMSFQQNVRGRGYRGGRGQGRYRGRGRRHGHFRPYNNSGHRKWQSESQSKRKASRGGKTENVCYRCGMNGHWTRNCHTPDHLVKLYQSSQKSKEKMVETNFANNNIDDFSRITTGGISINGPNEPNETPIWEAED